Proteins found in one Gimesia chilikensis genomic segment:
- a CDS encoding protein kinase domain-containing protein: MTDHRERDHDEPYKAAGRTASRLSDLSEIVEVLLAAATMIRDCHLAGRLCGSIDASRIIQVEARSEWRVTPAKEETSERVKFPADATWYAVAEHAELQVLPLDIEEAQQCVDQAGVEFPVRLIDSFALGELACRIAGDCRVADYLQSPRVLQRIPSELHPLIDLALGFDADQRCEEIDDLLFLLRNIQKALQTDTQRLADASGPGNEPKTTVADSPELHARLPFDQIGHFQIVRRLGSGGMGDVYEGYDQSLKRTVAVKVLPPELGRHDSFVQRFYSEAASVAKIVHPHIVQIFFIGEDLGQHYFAMEYVEGESLAEQLSCGCLSVAAALNVIEQILQGLEAAHRAGLVHRDVKPGNILRERETDRYLLVDFGLVKSLNDDSGPTLSGTVLGTMDYISPEQGSSRGVDARSDLYSLGVVLYECLSGKLPFTADSPTGMIFQHVYERPVPLSEVAGPVPAAVTAIVSKMMAKDPAHRYADARAILDDIRAFQQGELLPSHADQIVQNDADYFFRPVARTSPATAATAIISAPDFSDFDDELEVLNRGPTHLGERLVQRFFDWFEAKSPHWAEQLQNTQMQIDRAILKLERHRDHLSSLNRDAQLLLKQLHRDINAKSQISADTESGEDFLLEELRTACAEQEEQAETIQRQLHQVNARLAQVRTERDVLLARLNSADTRRGGSRPLRRRRVAVLLTLVAGCLLLIYLVRNAAVSIPVSGRSESAGKVSLASQTGSRFQRWPVGSGPEIIIPLQARVRAMDIAVSRYVDQSAYTIVAALEKNILLKYYYRKGLQNVTQDRFEGVPAGITVVTLSPQATLTAVAAGDHSIRVFETNKSGKEEYRRLEGHVQPVLNMAFSGDESTLVSLGDDRTVRFWDIRSGTEIRRFEVGRNSAQKLAANGNLSRLLIGNQIPIGDPLVLWNSLESRPEKVFPTEATPATLAISTDARIALAFAAGRIDVWNALTAEKLRTFAPGSQAAAFAPEVNRAATLVNRSLKLWETTTGNLVETQDLQITSSKRAKLLLSENGTLGVVATDNKTLHFCLLPEVPLPDDLVYQFHARTPIHALDLAPDGIWLAGGGNGMIYVWNMNHPPASFELDSPNQISSLAFSPNGEYLAYGTGQEGARTNYVGVRKMDYTNRIQRFLKKTTDLKKLEGFEGPVSSVAWDPNGKQILAGSLSGQIKSWVPELNQVKSSLQLKVPVLHLSQFKERAGWLMLTGDHGLELWNYDQTSPKDVLQTAYEGIACAVSEKEQLFAIADRRGLIHLISEEDQGQRGVLQADSDLVTDLCFVPASHLLAAAYRSGAVRLWDTRELSVVKEYRYGVSPATSLLASHDTRHLIAAMQDGNVNIWKLP; the protein is encoded by the coding sequence ATGACTGACCACCGCGAACGGGACCATGATGAGCCTTACAAGGCAGCCGGACGAACGGCTTCCCGTCTGTCGGATCTGAGTGAGATTGTGGAAGTTCTGCTGGCGGCAGCTACCATGATCCGCGACTGTCACCTGGCAGGCCGCTTGTGTGGATCGATCGATGCTTCCCGGATCATACAGGTTGAAGCGAGGAGTGAATGGCGGGTAACCCCCGCGAAAGAGGAAACGTCCGAGCGAGTGAAGTTCCCCGCTGATGCCACCTGGTATGCTGTCGCAGAGCATGCTGAGTTACAGGTATTACCTCTGGATATTGAAGAGGCGCAACAGTGTGTGGACCAGGCGGGGGTGGAGTTCCCCGTCCGGCTGATTGATAGTTTTGCACTGGGAGAACTCGCCTGTCGAATCGCTGGGGATTGCAGAGTTGCGGATTATCTGCAAAGCCCCCGGGTTCTGCAACGGATTCCGTCTGAACTCCACCCGTTGATCGATCTCGCGCTGGGTTTCGATGCCGATCAGCGTTGTGAGGAGATTGATGATCTGCTGTTTCTGCTGAGAAATATTCAAAAGGCTCTGCAAACGGATACGCAACGCCTGGCTGATGCGAGCGGCCCGGGCAATGAGCCGAAAACCACCGTGGCGGATTCACCTGAATTGCACGCTCGACTGCCATTTGACCAGATTGGTCATTTTCAAATTGTCAGACGGCTCGGTAGTGGGGGAATGGGTGATGTCTACGAGGGTTACGATCAGTCTCTGAAACGCACCGTGGCCGTCAAGGTGCTGCCGCCGGAACTGGGACGGCATGATTCGTTCGTGCAGCGATTCTATTCCGAAGCCGCCAGCGTGGCGAAAATCGTTCATCCCCATATCGTTCAGATCTTTTTCATTGGCGAAGATCTGGGGCAACATTATTTTGCGATGGAATACGTCGAGGGGGAATCTCTGGCAGAACAGCTTTCGTGCGGATGTCTGTCTGTCGCGGCGGCGTTGAATGTCATCGAACAGATTCTGCAGGGACTGGAAGCCGCGCACCGGGCGGGACTGGTTCATCGCGACGTCAAGCCGGGAAACATTCTCCGGGAGCGGGAAACGGACCGTTACCTGCTGGTGGATTTTGGTCTCGTCAAATCACTGAATGATGACAGCGGGCCGACGCTTTCCGGAACCGTCCTGGGAACAATGGATTACATTTCTCCCGAGCAGGGCAGTAGCCGGGGTGTGGATGCCCGTAGTGATCTATATTCGCTGGGAGTCGTGCTTTATGAGTGTCTCAGCGGGAAGCTGCCTTTCACAGCAGACAGTCCGACAGGGATGATCTTTCAGCATGTGTATGAGAGGCCCGTGCCGCTGTCCGAAGTGGCGGGGCCGGTGCCTGCTGCTGTCACGGCGATTGTTTCAAAAATGATGGCTAAGGATCCGGCCCATCGCTATGCGGATGCCCGGGCCATACTGGATGACATCAGGGCCTTCCAGCAGGGAGAGCTGCTCCCTTCGCACGCCGATCAGATCGTCCAGAACGATGCCGATTATTTTTTCAGACCCGTCGCCAGAACTTCGCCTGCTACCGCAGCAACGGCAATTATTTCCGCGCCCGACTTCAGTGATTTTGACGATGAACTGGAAGTGCTGAATCGCGGACCAACGCATCTTGGCGAACGGCTTGTGCAACGTTTCTTCGACTGGTTTGAGGCGAAGTCTCCGCACTGGGCGGAGCAGTTGCAGAATACCCAGATGCAGATCGACCGGGCGATATTGAAGCTGGAGCGGCATCGCGATCACCTGTCGTCTCTGAACCGGGATGCTCAGCTACTGCTCAAGCAATTGCATCGGGACATTAACGCAAAATCACAGATTAGTGCCGACACAGAAAGCGGAGAAGATTTCCTGCTGGAAGAACTGCGTACTGCCTGCGCGGAGCAGGAGGAACAGGCAGAAACGATACAACGGCAGTTGCATCAGGTGAATGCACGACTGGCACAGGTCCGAACGGAACGCGATGTGTTACTGGCGCGGTTGAACAGTGCGGATACCCGCAGGGGCGGGAGCCGTCCTCTCCGCAGACGGAGAGTTGCAGTACTGCTGACGCTGGTGGCAGGTTGCCTGCTGCTGATCTATCTCGTGAGAAATGCTGCTGTCAGCATTCCCGTCTCCGGGCGGTCGGAGTCTGCTGGCAAGGTTTCCCTGGCTTCGCAGACCGGCTCCCGGTTTCAGCGCTGGCCAGTCGGTTCCGGCCCGGAGATTATTATCCCACTGCAAGCCAGGGTGCGTGCGATGGATATTGCTGTTTCCCGGTACGTCGATCAATCCGCTTACACGATAGTCGCTGCACTCGAGAAAAATATATTGCTGAAATATTATTATCGTAAAGGTCTGCAGAATGTTACACAGGACAGATTTGAAGGTGTACCCGCCGGGATCACGGTGGTGACCCTTTCCCCGCAGGCAACTCTTACAGCTGTTGCTGCCGGCGATCACTCGATACGCGTGTTTGAAACGAACAAAAGTGGAAAGGAAGAATACCGCCGACTGGAAGGACACGTGCAGCCGGTCCTCAATATGGCATTTTCAGGAGACGAATCGACGCTGGTTTCGCTGGGGGATGATCGAACCGTCCGTTTCTGGGACATCCGCTCCGGAACGGAGATCCGGCGTTTCGAAGTCGGTCGAAACAGTGCGCAGAAGCTGGCTGCTAATGGAAATCTGAGTCGACTTCTGATTGGAAATCAGATACCCATCGGTGACCCACTGGTGCTGTGGAACTCGTTGGAGTCGCGACCGGAAAAGGTGTTTCCTACCGAAGCAACACCTGCCACGCTGGCGATTTCGACAGATGCACGAATCGCGCTCGCCTTTGCGGCTGGTCGCATAGATGTGTGGAATGCACTGACTGCGGAAAAACTGCGTACTTTCGCTCCCGGGAGCCAGGCAGCAGCATTTGCACCCGAAGTTAACCGTGCGGCAACGCTGGTCAACCGGAGTCTGAAACTCTGGGAGACCACGACAGGGAATCTGGTTGAGACGCAGGATTTACAGATTACATCCAGCAAGCGAGCAAAACTCCTGCTGTCAGAAAATGGGACCTTGGGCGTGGTGGCGACTGATAATAAGACGCTGCATTTTTGCCTGCTGCCCGAGGTCCCTCTTCCTGATGATTTAGTGTATCAGTTTCACGCCAGGACACCGATTCATGCGCTGGATCTTGCACCCGATGGAATCTGGCTGGCGGGTGGCGGAAATGGAATGATCTATGTGTGGAACATGAATCACCCGCCAGCGAGTTTTGAACTGGATTCTCCAAATCAGATTTCGAGTCTGGCATTTTCTCCGAATGGAGAGTACCTCGCATACGGAACGGGACAGGAAGGTGCCAGAACCAATTATGTGGGGGTACGAAAAATGGACTACACCAATCGGATACAGCGATTCCTCAAAAAAACAACCGACTTGAAGAAACTGGAAGGCTTCGAAGGTCCGGTTTCATCCGTCGCCTGGGATCCGAACGGTAAACAGATTCTCGCGGGCAGTCTGAGCGGGCAGATCAAGAGCTGGGTTCCGGAACTGAACCAGGTCAAATCGTCGCTCCAGCTCAAAGTGCCCGTACTGCACTTGAGTCAGTTCAAGGAACGGGCCGGTTGGCTGATGCTCACGGGGGATCACGGGCTGGAACTCTGGAATTACGATCAGACATCGCCGAAAGATGTTCTGCAGACAGCTTATGAGGGGATCGCCTGTGCTGTCTCTGAGAAAGAACAGTTGTTCGCCATTGCCGATCGGAGAGGGTTGATTCATCTGATCTCTGAGGAAGATCAGGGTCAACGGGGAGTCCTGCAGGCTGATTCTGACCTGGTGACGGATCTCTGCTTTGTTCCCGCTTCACACCTGTTGGCGGCCGCATACCGAAGTGGTGCGGTTCGGTTGTGGGATACCCGTGAGCTCAGTGTGGTTAAAGAATATCGTTATGGTGTTTCACCTGCGACGTCGCTGTTAGCGAGTCATGATACCAGGCATCTGATTGCCGCGATGCAGGATGGAAACGTCAATATCTGGAAGCTTCCCTGA